The Haemorhous mexicanus isolate bHaeMex1 chromosome 5, bHaeMex1.pri, whole genome shotgun sequence genome contains a region encoding:
- the PYROXD1 gene encoding pyridine nucleotide-disulfide oxidoreductase domain-containing protein 1 encodes MAGPGGAERGRFAVVGGGIAGVTCAEKLAAEFPSEDILLVTASPVIKAVTNFKQVSKTLEEFDVEEQPSSLLEKRYPNIRVIQSGVKQLKSDEHKIYTEDGKEYTYEKLCLCAGAKPKLIVEGNPYVLGIRDTDSAQAFQKNLAQAERIVVVGNGGIALELVYEIQGCEVIWAIKDKAIGNTFFDAGAAEFLLPKLTAESQETPIECKRTKYTVEGSEEKGRQGASDKLGSALGPDWHEGLHLKGTKEFSHKVHIEILCEVKKIHLQQEFIQLQQTSLTFPKGEKNAEADEVLWPVYVELTNGKIYGCNFIVSATGVVPNVEPFLGGNNFAVGEDGGLEVDKHMHTSLPDVFAAGDICTAAWEPSPVWHQMRLWTQARQMGWYAAKCMAAEALGESIDMDFSFELFAHITKFFNYKVVVLGKYNAQGLGSDHELMLRCTKGHEYIKVVMQNGRMMGAVLIGETDLEETFENLILNQMDLSAYGEDLLNPDIDIEDYFD; translated from the exons atggcggggccgggcggcgcggagcggggccgcTTCGCCGTGGTGGGCGGCGGCATCGCGGGGGTCACCTGCGCCGAGAAG CTGGCTGCAGAATTCCCTTCAGAAGACATTCTTTTAGTGACAGCTTCCCCAGTTATAAAAGCTGTAACTAACTTCAAGCAG GTCTCCAAAACACTCGAGGAATTTGATGTTGAAGAGCAACCAAGTTCCCTGTTAGAAAAACGATATCCCAATATTAGAGTTATACAGTCTGGAGTGAAACAATTGAAAAGTGATGAACAT AAAATTTACACTGAAGATGGGAAAGAATACACCTATGAAAAGCTTTGCCTGTGTGCAGGAGCCAAACCAAAATTAATTGTTGAAGGGAACCCGTATGTGTTAGGAATCCGGGACACTGACAGTGCACAG GCTTTTCAGAAGAATTTGGCTCAAGCTGAGAGAATAGTGGTGGTAGGAAATGGTGGGATTGCCCTTGAATTAGT GTATGAAATTCAAGGCTGTGAAGTAATCTGGGCTATCAAAGACAAAGCCATTGGGAACACTTTCTTtgatgcaggagcagctgaattCCTCCTTCCCAAGCTCACTGCTGAAAGCCAAGAGACTCCCATCGAGTGTAAAAGAACCAAGTACACAGTGGAAG GAAGTGAGGAGAAAGGAAGACAAGGAGCATCTGACAAGCTGGGCAGTGCCTTAGGCCCTGACTGGCACGAGGGCTTACACCTTAAAGGGACTAAGGAG ttttctcATAAAGTACATATTGAAATACTGTGTGAAGTAAAGAAAATACACTTACAGCAAGAATttatccagctgcagcagactTCTTTGACTTTTcctaaaggagagaaaaatgcagaagCAGATGAGG tgCTGTGGCCTGTATATGTGGAATTAACTAATGGAAAAATTTATGGATGCAATTTCATTGTCAGTGCAACTGGAGTTGTGCCAAATGTTGAACCATTTCTTGGTGGCAATAAC TTTGCTGTGGGCGAGGATGGAGGACTGGAGGTGGACAAGCACATGCACACATCACTGCCAGATGTGTTTGCAGCTGGAGATATCTGCACAGCAGCgtgggagcccagccctgtgtggcACCAG ATGAGGCTGTGGACCCAAGCTCGGCAGATGGGATGGTATGCAGCAAAGTGCATGGCAGCAGAAGCTTTAGGGGAGTCTATTGACATGGATTTCAGCTTTGAACTATTTGCTCACATTACAAAATTTTTCAATTACAAG GTGGTGGTTTTGGGAAAGTACAACGCTCAGGGCCTGGGCTCAGACCACGAGCTGATGCTGAGGTGTACCAAGGGCCACGAGTACATCAAAGTGGTGATGCAGAACGGCCGAATGATGGGAGCTGTGCTCATCGGTGAAACGGACTTGGAAGAAACCTTtgaaaacttaattttaaatcaAATGGATCTGTCAGCCTATGGTGAAGATCTCCTAAATCCAGATATTGACATAGAAGATTATTTTGATTAA